A genome region from Coregonus clupeaformis isolate EN_2021a unplaced genomic scaffold, ASM2061545v1 scaf0823, whole genome shotgun sequence includes the following:
- the LOC121559215 gene encoding GTP-binding protein RAD, which translates to MTLNKGDKLRNMDKRRGSMPFPMHLQNLHRRSMPVDDREMRKAQTGELSNLMRCTSYTPGEPHRDSCVSDSSDSVISSGSDSEGQVYKVVLLGEQGVGKSSLARIFGGVEDGHDCDETGNTYDRSFEVDEEEASILLYDIWEQDNSQWLKEQCMRIGDAYIIVYSVTDKSSFEKASELRIQLRRARQSENIPIILVGNKSDLVRSREVSVDEGSACAVVFDCKFIETSANLHHNVRDLFEGIVRQIRLRKDSKEENARRMANCKRRESIGKKAKRFLGRMVARKNKKMAFRQKSKSCHDLSVL; encoded by the exons ATGACTTTGAATAAAGGTGACAAATTGCGGAACATGGACAAAAGGAGAGGGAGCATGCCGTTTCCCATGCACCTGCAGAACCTGCACAGAAGAAGCATGCCGGTGGATGACCGCGAGATGCGCAAGGCGCAAACTGGAGAGCTGTCCAACCTCATGCGCTGCACGTCCTACACCCCCGGCGAGCCTCACCGAGACAGCTGTGTATCGGACTCGTCCGATTCCGTTATCTCCTCCGGCAGCGACTCCGAGGGACAGGTGTACAAGGTGGTTCTCCTCGGCGAGCAGGGTGTCGGCAAGTCTAGCCTGGCACGTATTTTCGGTGGAGTCGAGGATGGTCACGACTGCGACGAGACAG GAAACACATATGACAGATCGTTCGAGGTGGACGAGGAGGAGGCGTCCATCTTGTTGTACGACATTTGGGAACAG GATAACAGTCAGTGGCTGAAGGAACAGTGCATGAGGATAGGTGACGCCTACATTATCGTCTACTCAGTGACAGACAAGTCCAGCTTTGAGAAGGCGTCAGAGCTACGCATCCAGCTACGCAGAGCTCGCCAGTCTGAGAACATTCCCATCATCCTTGTGGGTAATAAGAGCGATCTGGTGCGGTCCAGAGAAGTCTCTGTGGATG AGGGCAGCGCCTGCGCTGTGGTGTTTGACTGCAAGTTCATCGAGACCTCAGCCAATCTCCACCACAATGTCAGGGACCTGTTCGAGGGCATCGTCCGGCAGATCCGCCTTCGCAAAGACAGCAAGGAGGAGAACGCTCGCCGTATGGCCAACTGCAAACGACGCGAGAGCATCGGCAAGAAGGCCAAGCGTTTCCTGGGCCGTATGGTGGCCCGGAAGAACAAGAAGATGGCCTTCAGACAGAAGTCCAAGTCCTGCCATGACCTTTCGGTCCTCTGA